The following DNA comes from Planctomycetaceae bacterium.
CTGAAGCCCCGGAACCAGAACTGAACACTGAAGACTCAATCCCATGAATATGCCCATCTCCGCCGTTCACGCACGCGAAATTCTCGACAGCCGCGGCAACCCGACCGTTGAAGTGGATATTGAACTCGAAGACGGCACGATCGGTCGTGCGGCCGTTCCCAGCGGCGCCAGCACCGGAGCGCACGAAGCCTGCGAACTGCGCGATTCCGACGACAGGAAGCGGTTCCTTGGCAAGGGAGTTCGGCAGGCCGTTCAAAATGTCAACGAAGAAATCGCCGACGCGATCATTGACCTGGATGTCACTGACCAGATCGTGATCGACAACGTCATGATCGATCTGGACGGCACGGACAACAAGTCGCGTCTGGGAGCCAACGCGATTCTGGCATGTTCGCTGGCGGCAGCTCACGCGGCGGCTCGCAGCAGCTTTCTTCCGCTGTTTCGTTACCTGGGCGGCGTGGGAGCCAACTGCCTGCCGGCTCCGATGATGAACATCATCAACGGCGGAGAACACGCCAACAACGGGATCGACATTCAGGAGTTCATGGTTATGCCACTGGGCTTCGAATCGTTCAGCGAATCTCTGCGAGCCGGCACGGAAGTCTTTCATCATCTGAAGAAGGTTCTTGCCGGCAGAGGACTCAGCACAGCCGTCGGCGACGAAGGCGGTTTCGCTCCGGACCTGAAAACGAATCAGGAAGCCATTGAAGTCATCCTGACGGCTATCGAAAGCGCGGGCTACACTCCCGGCGATCAGATCAAAATTGCACTCGACTGCGCAGCCACGGAGTTCTATGACGAAAAAAACGGCAAGTACACGCTGGAAGGCAAGTCCATCGATTCTGATGGTATGGTCGAACTGCTGGCCGGATGGGTCGACAGGTATCCAATCTGTTCGATCGAAGACGGTTGCAGCGAAGATGACTGGGACGGCTGGAAGAAACTGACCGATAGCATTGGCAGCCGCTGCCAGTTGGTCGGCGACGATCTGTTTGTCACCAATGTCAAACGCCTGAAGGAAGGAATCGACAAGGGGATCGCAAACAGCATTCTCGTCAAAGTGAACCAGATCGGCACGCTGTCGGAGACGATTCAGACCGTCCAACTGGCCTATCAAAATGGTTACACGGCGGTCATGAGTCACCGGTCCGGCGAAACGGAAGACACCACCATCGCCGACCTGGCTGTCGCATTGCGAACCGGTCAGATCAAAACGGGATCCGCCAGCCGAACGGACCGAATCTGCAAGTACAACCAATTGCTGCGGATCGAGGAAATTCTGGGCGAAACCGCCTGCTTCGGCGGAACGATTTCGTAGCGGCAATCAGGCGAGGATGGCGTCCTGCCGGAACCCGAAACCGGGCGTGAATCATCCCGCTGGCGACGGCCGACCGATTCGTTTCCGCTGATCGTCAAAACGTGTCCGGATTCAGAATGCCGTTGCCGATGAGTCCATCCGAAACGCTTCAGAACGACCGGGAATCGGCTCACACGGCATCCGCCTGGGTGACGTCGCTTCTGTTCTGGTGCGCGCTGGTGGTGTCGGTATTGCTCTATGGCGGCGTCGCGCTGGCTCCGAAGCTGTCCGTCTGGATGCAGGTGCGGCACCAGTACCTGAGGAATGCTCAGCACCTGCTGGCTCTGGATTCGGAGGTTGACTATCTGGAACGCGTGCAGAACGCTCTGGAAACCGATCCGGATTTCC
Coding sequences within:
- the eno gene encoding phosphopyruvate hydratase gives rise to the protein MNMPISAVHAREILDSRGNPTVEVDIELEDGTIGRAAVPSGASTGAHEACELRDSDDRKRFLGKGVRQAVQNVNEEIADAIIDLDVTDQIVIDNVMIDLDGTDNKSRLGANAILACSLAAAHAAARSSFLPLFRYLGGVGANCLPAPMMNIINGGEHANNGIDIQEFMVMPLGFESFSESLRAGTEVFHHLKKVLAGRGLSTAVGDEGGFAPDLKTNQEAIEVILTAIESAGYTPGDQIKIALDCAATEFYDEKNGKYTLEGKSIDSDGMVELLAGWVDRYPICSIEDGCSEDDWDGWKKLTDSIGSRCQLVGDDLFVTNVKRLKEGIDKGIANSILVKVNQIGTLSETIQTVQLAYQNGYTAVMSHRSGETEDTTIADLAVALRTGQIKTGSASRTDRICKYNQLLRIEEILGETACFGGTIS